The proteins below are encoded in one region of Vanessa tameamea isolate UH-Manoa-2023 chromosome Z, ilVanTame1 primary haplotype, whole genome shotgun sequence:
- the LOC113403960 gene encoding transcription initiation factor TFIID subunit 4 isoform X1 translates to MASAEFLEQALSIDVDENAVNAIVGSLENHLVTSVSSISSQNNLVNVIPNHLNITSSANTINGQKYNQDQSDGDIGCVNFQPSLVSCASFSVPTSFVSQSNVSQSVSNNGEPLKVISTQVQSLAVSDSNTPYSIRSLSNNCVNLSSSQAQISHLIQGSSVVSQSGNKTMSMQPPLVLKQGTTSGQVGMQPNLVTVPMTVNSSMPGSIPNVMTINKPGGQNVVVTTQNLGTAQPAILPNVQILNMRPGAPAVASQKSVATVSPRVVIGTPQVVGTRAAAPGITLQTLQSLQQGQQGHLLLKTENGQYQLLRVGPAPAASTLTAPQPQTLRLSTVPAHPGVATVSTSVASPSQMASQMAGQMANQMPGQMPAGPVATPVQLPTVTTIPTPSPQPQQPTVTTQKPLDNTKEKCRNFLANLLDLSSKEPKSVERNVRNLIQELIDAQVEPEEFCDRLERLLNASPQPCLIGFLKKSLPLLRQSLVIKELVIEGINPPSPHVAFSTLSGPAPQPVLASSNIPMLDDEGSSSPILTPLLPPVMPMIPPQPPSPIPVNITVQSVAQQKPPPKAGSTIAVLQNIPVHTKLNVTKVGKTMPVNSKSGFTRSTSSSSALSTVLTAGKSLLKDKEKKATMQFTQPFVDDKMAGDDDINDVAAMGGVNLAEETQRILGSTEMIGTQIRSCKDEYLVPLSLMQSRLKAVAAKHGLEEPSPEVAAICCHAVHERLKNLIEKLAVIAQHRIDMITKQSDLRYETTQDVKGQLKFLEELDRVDKKRREDSEREMLLRAAKSRSKNEDPEQAKLKAKAKEMQRAELEELRQREANLTALQAIGPRKKPRLDGPGGSGDSALGASSHGSGGISGRSQLALRTRLKRINLRDMIFLLEQQNETSRSQMLYRSYLK, encoded by the exons ATGGCGTCAGCCGAGTTTTTAGAGCAAGCTTTGTCTATAGACGTCGATGAGAATGCAGTAAACGCGATCGTGGGTTCGCTTGAAAATCATTTAGTGACGTCCGTTTCGTCAATATCATCACAgaacaatttagtaaatgttATTCCTAATCATCTTAATATTACTTCAAGTGCAAATACCATTAATGGACAAAAATATAACCAGGACCAAAGTGATGGTGATATAGGTTGTGTAAATTTTCAACCATCCCTCGTTTCTTGTGCATCATTTAGTGTTCCAACTTCATTTGTATCACAATCAAACGTATCTCAAAGTGTTTCAAATAACGGTGAACCTCTAAAAGTTATTAGTACGCAAGTACAAAGTTTGGCTGTGTCAGATAGTAATACACCGTATTCAATTCGGTCTCTTTCGAACAATTGCGTTAATTTATCTTCGTCTCAGGCACAGATATCACATTTAATACAGGGAAGTAGTGTAGTATCTCAATCTGGGAACAAAACGATGAGTATGCAACCTCCTTTGGTTTTAAAACAGGGTACAACTTCTGGTCAAGTTGGCATGCAACCTAATTTGGTCACAGTGCCTATGACAGTGAATTCTAGCATGCCTGGTTCTATACCAAATGTTATGACTATTAATAAGCCAGGAGGGCAAAACGTAGTAGTAACAACACAGAATTTGGGTACAGCACAACCTGCTATATTGCCCAATGTGCAGATATTGAATATGCGACCGGGCGCTCCAGCTGTTGCGTCACAGAAGTCTGTAGCTACAGTATCTCCGCGAGTTGTTATTGGGACTCCACAGGTGGTGGGAACGAGAGCAGCTGCTCCTGGA ATAACGCTGCAAACACTTCAAAGTCTACAACAGGGGCAACAGGGTCATTTGTTGTTAAAGACTGAGAATGGTCAATACCAGCTGTTGAGGGTCGGCCCCGCGCCCGCGGCCAGCACTCTCACGGCGCCTCAGCCGCAGACGCTCCGGCTGTCGACTGTGCCGGCA CATCCAGGCGTAGCGACGGTGTCGACCAGCGTCGCTTCACCCAGCCAGATGGCAAGTCAGATGGCTGGTCAGATGGCAAACCAGATGCCAGGTCAGATGCCGGCCGGGCCTGTCGCCACGCCGGTACAGCTCCCCACGGTGACGACCATCCCGACTCCCTCACCCCAGCCCCAACAACCCACTGTGACGACGCAG AAACCTCTAGACAACACGAAGGAGAAATGCAGGAATTTTCTTGCCAATCTGCTAGATCTGTCCAGCAAAGAGCCAAAGTCTGTCGAGCGGAATGTGAGGAACCTAATCCAAGAACTGATAGACGCCCAGGTGGAGCCTGAAGAGTTTTGTGATAGGCTCGAACGTTTGCTCAATGCGAGCCCACAACCCTGTTTAATAGGATTCCTTAAG AAAAGCTTACCGCTACTAAGGCAATCCTTGGTTATAAAAGAACTGGTGATCGAAGGAATAAACCCCCCTTCACCCCATGTCGCTTTCTCAACTCTTTCCGGGCCCGCGCCGCAGCCGGTTCTCGCTTCCTCTAACATTCCAATG CTAGATGACGAGGGGAGTTCGAGCCCCATTCTCACGCCCCTCCTGCCCCCCGTGATGCCAATGATCCCGCCCCAACCGCCTTCACCGATACCGGTTAACATAACCGTGCAGAGTGTCGCGCAG CAAAAGCCGCCACCAAAAGCGGGCAGCACGATAGCAGTTCTGCAGAACATTCCCGTTCATACCAAGCTGAATGTGACCAAGGTCGGTAAGACTATGCCGGTGAACAGCAAGTCTGGCTTCACAAGATCGACGTCATCTTCATCGGCCCTGTCGACGGTATTGACGGCCGGAAAGTCCCTCCTCAAAGACAAGGAGAAGAAAGCGACGATGCAATTCACTCAACCATTCGTTGACGATAAGATGGCAGGTGATGACGATATCAACGATGTCGCCGCTATGGGTGGCGTTAACTTGGCTGAGGAAACGCAACGGATCCTGGGATCTACCGAGATGATTGGTACACAAATCAG ATCATGTAAGGACGAGTACCTGGTCCCGCTGTCTCTGATGCAGTCTCGATTAAAGGCGGTCGCAGCCAAGCACGGACTCGAGGAGCCCTCACCAGAAGTGGCAGCAATCTGTTGCCACGCAGTTCACGAACGACTAAAGAACCTCATAGAGAAGTTGGCTGTGATCGCTCAGCATAGGATCGACATGATAACCAAG CAGTCGGATTTGAGGTATGAAACAACTCAAGACGTTAAGGGACAGCTCAAGTTCCTTGAAGAGTTGGATAGAGTGGACAAGAAGCGCAGAGAAGACTCTGAAAGGGAGATGCTACTCAGGGCTGCAAAGTCTCGCTCTAAGAATGAGGACCCTGAACAGGCAAAATTGAAAGCTAAG gCTAAAGAGATGCAGCGAGCCGAGCTAGAAGAGCTACGACAGCGTGAGGCAAACTTGACGGCCTTACAAGCAATCGGGCCTCGCAAGAAGCCACGTCTCGATGGACCTGGTGGTTCCGGAGATAGCGCTCTTGGTGCTTCTAGCCATGGATCTGGTGGAatt TCTGGACGGAGTCAGCTGGCCCTGAGAACACGTCTCAAGCGTATTAATCTTAGGGATATGATCTTCCTCCTCGAGCAACAGAATGAAACGTCCCGCTCACAAATGCTGTATCGTagctatttaaaatag
- the LOC113403960 gene encoding transcription initiation factor TFIID subunit 4 isoform X3 — protein sequence MASAEFLEQALSIDVDENAVNAIVGSLENHLVTSVSSISSQNNLVNVIPNHLNITSSANTINGQKYNQDQSDGDIGCVNFQPSLVSCASFSVPTSFVSQSNVSQSVSNNGEPLKVISTQVQSLAVSDSNTPYSIRSLSNNCVNLSSSQAQISHLIQGSSVVSQSGNKTMSMQPPLVLKQGTTSGQVGMQPNLVTVPMTVNSSMPGSIPNVMTINKPGGQNVVVTTQNLGTAQPAILPNVQILNMRPGAPAVASQKSVATVSPRVVIGTPQVVGTRAAAPGHPGVATVSTSVASPSQMASQMAGQMANQMPGQMPAGPVATPVQLPTVTTIPTPSPQPQQPTVTTQKPLDNTKEKCRNFLANLLDLSSKEPKSVERNVRNLIQELIDAQVEPEEFCDRLERLLNASPQPCLIGFLKKSLPLLRQSLVIKELVIEGINPPSPHVAFSTLSGPAPQPVLASSNIPMLDDEGSSSPILTPLLPPVMPMIPPQPPSPIPVNITVQSVAQQKPPPKAGSTIAVLQNIPVHTKLNVTKVGKTMPVNSKSGFTRSTSSSSALSTVLTAGKSLLKDKEKKATMQFTQPFVDDKMAGDDDINDVAAMGGVNLAEETQRILGSTEMIGTQIRSCKDEYLVPLSLMQSRLKAVAAKHGLEEPSPEVAAICCHAVHERLKNLIEKLAVIAQHRIDMITKQSDLRYETTQDVKGQLKFLEELDRVDKKRREDSEREMLLRAAKSRSKNEDPEQAKLKAKAKEMQRAELEELRQREANLTALQAIGPRKKPRLDGPGGSGDSALGASSHGSGGISGRSQLALRTRLKRINLRDMIFLLEQQNETSRSQMLYRSYLK from the exons ATGGCGTCAGCCGAGTTTTTAGAGCAAGCTTTGTCTATAGACGTCGATGAGAATGCAGTAAACGCGATCGTGGGTTCGCTTGAAAATCATTTAGTGACGTCCGTTTCGTCAATATCATCACAgaacaatttagtaaatgttATTCCTAATCATCTTAATATTACTTCAAGTGCAAATACCATTAATGGACAAAAATATAACCAGGACCAAAGTGATGGTGATATAGGTTGTGTAAATTTTCAACCATCCCTCGTTTCTTGTGCATCATTTAGTGTTCCAACTTCATTTGTATCACAATCAAACGTATCTCAAAGTGTTTCAAATAACGGTGAACCTCTAAAAGTTATTAGTACGCAAGTACAAAGTTTGGCTGTGTCAGATAGTAATACACCGTATTCAATTCGGTCTCTTTCGAACAATTGCGTTAATTTATCTTCGTCTCAGGCACAGATATCACATTTAATACAGGGAAGTAGTGTAGTATCTCAATCTGGGAACAAAACGATGAGTATGCAACCTCCTTTGGTTTTAAAACAGGGTACAACTTCTGGTCAAGTTGGCATGCAACCTAATTTGGTCACAGTGCCTATGACAGTGAATTCTAGCATGCCTGGTTCTATACCAAATGTTATGACTATTAATAAGCCAGGAGGGCAAAACGTAGTAGTAACAACACAGAATTTGGGTACAGCACAACCTGCTATATTGCCCAATGTGCAGATATTGAATATGCGACCGGGCGCTCCAGCTGTTGCGTCACAGAAGTCTGTAGCTACAGTATCTCCGCGAGTTGTTATTGGGACTCCACAGGTGGTGGGAACGAGAGCAGCTGCTCCTGGA CATCCAGGCGTAGCGACGGTGTCGACCAGCGTCGCTTCACCCAGCCAGATGGCAAGTCAGATGGCTGGTCAGATGGCAAACCAGATGCCAGGTCAGATGCCGGCCGGGCCTGTCGCCACGCCGGTACAGCTCCCCACGGTGACGACCATCCCGACTCCCTCACCCCAGCCCCAACAACCCACTGTGACGACGCAG AAACCTCTAGACAACACGAAGGAGAAATGCAGGAATTTTCTTGCCAATCTGCTAGATCTGTCCAGCAAAGAGCCAAAGTCTGTCGAGCGGAATGTGAGGAACCTAATCCAAGAACTGATAGACGCCCAGGTGGAGCCTGAAGAGTTTTGTGATAGGCTCGAACGTTTGCTCAATGCGAGCCCACAACCCTGTTTAATAGGATTCCTTAAG AAAAGCTTACCGCTACTAAGGCAATCCTTGGTTATAAAAGAACTGGTGATCGAAGGAATAAACCCCCCTTCACCCCATGTCGCTTTCTCAACTCTTTCCGGGCCCGCGCCGCAGCCGGTTCTCGCTTCCTCTAACATTCCAATG CTAGATGACGAGGGGAGTTCGAGCCCCATTCTCACGCCCCTCCTGCCCCCCGTGATGCCAATGATCCCGCCCCAACCGCCTTCACCGATACCGGTTAACATAACCGTGCAGAGTGTCGCGCAG CAAAAGCCGCCACCAAAAGCGGGCAGCACGATAGCAGTTCTGCAGAACATTCCCGTTCATACCAAGCTGAATGTGACCAAGGTCGGTAAGACTATGCCGGTGAACAGCAAGTCTGGCTTCACAAGATCGACGTCATCTTCATCGGCCCTGTCGACGGTATTGACGGCCGGAAAGTCCCTCCTCAAAGACAAGGAGAAGAAAGCGACGATGCAATTCACTCAACCATTCGTTGACGATAAGATGGCAGGTGATGACGATATCAACGATGTCGCCGCTATGGGTGGCGTTAACTTGGCTGAGGAAACGCAACGGATCCTGGGATCTACCGAGATGATTGGTACACAAATCAG ATCATGTAAGGACGAGTACCTGGTCCCGCTGTCTCTGATGCAGTCTCGATTAAAGGCGGTCGCAGCCAAGCACGGACTCGAGGAGCCCTCACCAGAAGTGGCAGCAATCTGTTGCCACGCAGTTCACGAACGACTAAAGAACCTCATAGAGAAGTTGGCTGTGATCGCTCAGCATAGGATCGACATGATAACCAAG CAGTCGGATTTGAGGTATGAAACAACTCAAGACGTTAAGGGACAGCTCAAGTTCCTTGAAGAGTTGGATAGAGTGGACAAGAAGCGCAGAGAAGACTCTGAAAGGGAGATGCTACTCAGGGCTGCAAAGTCTCGCTCTAAGAATGAGGACCCTGAACAGGCAAAATTGAAAGCTAAG gCTAAAGAGATGCAGCGAGCCGAGCTAGAAGAGCTACGACAGCGTGAGGCAAACTTGACGGCCTTACAAGCAATCGGGCCTCGCAAGAAGCCACGTCTCGATGGACCTGGTGGTTCCGGAGATAGCGCTCTTGGTGCTTCTAGCCATGGATCTGGTGGAatt TCTGGACGGAGTCAGCTGGCCCTGAGAACACGTCTCAAGCGTATTAATCTTAGGGATATGATCTTCCTCCTCGAGCAACAGAATGAAACGTCCCGCTCACAAATGCTGTATCGTagctatttaaaatag
- the LOC113403960 gene encoding transcription initiation factor TFIID subunit 4 isoform X2: protein MASAEFLEQALSIDVDENAVNAIVGSLENHLVTSVSSISSQNNLVNVIPNHLNITSSANTINGQKYNQDQSDGDIGCVNFQPSLVSCASFSVPTSFVSQSNVSQSVSNNGEPLKVISTQVQSLAVSDSNTPYSIRSLSNNCVNLSSSQAQISHLIQGSSVVSQSGNKTMSMQPPLVLKQGTTSGQVGMQPNLVTVPMTVNSSMPGSIPNVMTINKPGGQNVVVTTQNLGTAQPAILPNVQILNMRPGAPAVASQKSVATVSPRVVIGTPQVVGTRAAAPGITLQTLQSLQQGQQGHLLLKTENGQYQLLRVGPAPAASTLTAPQPQTLRLSTVPAHPGVATVSTSVASPSQMASQMAGQMANQMPGQMPAGPVATPVQLPTVTTIPTPSPQPQQPTVTTQKPLDNTKEKCRNFLANLLDLSSKEPKSVERNVRNLIQELIDAQVEPEEFCDRLERLLNASPQPCLIGFLKKSLPLLRQSLVIKELVIEGINPPSPHVAFSTLSGPAPQPVLASSNIPMQKPPPKAGSTIAVLQNIPVHTKLNVTKVGKTMPVNSKSGFTRSTSSSSALSTVLTAGKSLLKDKEKKATMQFTQPFVDDKMAGDDDINDVAAMGGVNLAEETQRILGSTEMIGTQIRSCKDEYLVPLSLMQSRLKAVAAKHGLEEPSPEVAAICCHAVHERLKNLIEKLAVIAQHRIDMITKQSDLRYETTQDVKGQLKFLEELDRVDKKRREDSEREMLLRAAKSRSKNEDPEQAKLKAKAKEMQRAELEELRQREANLTALQAIGPRKKPRLDGPGGSGDSALGASSHGSGGISGRSQLALRTRLKRINLRDMIFLLEQQNETSRSQMLYRSYLK, encoded by the exons ATGGCGTCAGCCGAGTTTTTAGAGCAAGCTTTGTCTATAGACGTCGATGAGAATGCAGTAAACGCGATCGTGGGTTCGCTTGAAAATCATTTAGTGACGTCCGTTTCGTCAATATCATCACAgaacaatttagtaaatgttATTCCTAATCATCTTAATATTACTTCAAGTGCAAATACCATTAATGGACAAAAATATAACCAGGACCAAAGTGATGGTGATATAGGTTGTGTAAATTTTCAACCATCCCTCGTTTCTTGTGCATCATTTAGTGTTCCAACTTCATTTGTATCACAATCAAACGTATCTCAAAGTGTTTCAAATAACGGTGAACCTCTAAAAGTTATTAGTACGCAAGTACAAAGTTTGGCTGTGTCAGATAGTAATACACCGTATTCAATTCGGTCTCTTTCGAACAATTGCGTTAATTTATCTTCGTCTCAGGCACAGATATCACATTTAATACAGGGAAGTAGTGTAGTATCTCAATCTGGGAACAAAACGATGAGTATGCAACCTCCTTTGGTTTTAAAACAGGGTACAACTTCTGGTCAAGTTGGCATGCAACCTAATTTGGTCACAGTGCCTATGACAGTGAATTCTAGCATGCCTGGTTCTATACCAAATGTTATGACTATTAATAAGCCAGGAGGGCAAAACGTAGTAGTAACAACACAGAATTTGGGTACAGCACAACCTGCTATATTGCCCAATGTGCAGATATTGAATATGCGACCGGGCGCTCCAGCTGTTGCGTCACAGAAGTCTGTAGCTACAGTATCTCCGCGAGTTGTTATTGGGACTCCACAGGTGGTGGGAACGAGAGCAGCTGCTCCTGGA ATAACGCTGCAAACACTTCAAAGTCTACAACAGGGGCAACAGGGTCATTTGTTGTTAAAGACTGAGAATGGTCAATACCAGCTGTTGAGGGTCGGCCCCGCGCCCGCGGCCAGCACTCTCACGGCGCCTCAGCCGCAGACGCTCCGGCTGTCGACTGTGCCGGCA CATCCAGGCGTAGCGACGGTGTCGACCAGCGTCGCTTCACCCAGCCAGATGGCAAGTCAGATGGCTGGTCAGATGGCAAACCAGATGCCAGGTCAGATGCCGGCCGGGCCTGTCGCCACGCCGGTACAGCTCCCCACGGTGACGACCATCCCGACTCCCTCACCCCAGCCCCAACAACCCACTGTGACGACGCAG AAACCTCTAGACAACACGAAGGAGAAATGCAGGAATTTTCTTGCCAATCTGCTAGATCTGTCCAGCAAAGAGCCAAAGTCTGTCGAGCGGAATGTGAGGAACCTAATCCAAGAACTGATAGACGCCCAGGTGGAGCCTGAAGAGTTTTGTGATAGGCTCGAACGTTTGCTCAATGCGAGCCCACAACCCTGTTTAATAGGATTCCTTAAG AAAAGCTTACCGCTACTAAGGCAATCCTTGGTTATAAAAGAACTGGTGATCGAAGGAATAAACCCCCCTTCACCCCATGTCGCTTTCTCAACTCTTTCCGGGCCCGCGCCGCAGCCGGTTCTCGCTTCCTCTAACATTCCAATG CAAAAGCCGCCACCAAAAGCGGGCAGCACGATAGCAGTTCTGCAGAACATTCCCGTTCATACCAAGCTGAATGTGACCAAGGTCGGTAAGACTATGCCGGTGAACAGCAAGTCTGGCTTCACAAGATCGACGTCATCTTCATCGGCCCTGTCGACGGTATTGACGGCCGGAAAGTCCCTCCTCAAAGACAAGGAGAAGAAAGCGACGATGCAATTCACTCAACCATTCGTTGACGATAAGATGGCAGGTGATGACGATATCAACGATGTCGCCGCTATGGGTGGCGTTAACTTGGCTGAGGAAACGCAACGGATCCTGGGATCTACCGAGATGATTGGTACACAAATCAG ATCATGTAAGGACGAGTACCTGGTCCCGCTGTCTCTGATGCAGTCTCGATTAAAGGCGGTCGCAGCCAAGCACGGACTCGAGGAGCCCTCACCAGAAGTGGCAGCAATCTGTTGCCACGCAGTTCACGAACGACTAAAGAACCTCATAGAGAAGTTGGCTGTGATCGCTCAGCATAGGATCGACATGATAACCAAG CAGTCGGATTTGAGGTATGAAACAACTCAAGACGTTAAGGGACAGCTCAAGTTCCTTGAAGAGTTGGATAGAGTGGACAAGAAGCGCAGAGAAGACTCTGAAAGGGAGATGCTACTCAGGGCTGCAAAGTCTCGCTCTAAGAATGAGGACCCTGAACAGGCAAAATTGAAAGCTAAG gCTAAAGAGATGCAGCGAGCCGAGCTAGAAGAGCTACGACAGCGTGAGGCAAACTTGACGGCCTTACAAGCAATCGGGCCTCGCAAGAAGCCACGTCTCGATGGACCTGGTGGTTCCGGAGATAGCGCTCTTGGTGCTTCTAGCCATGGATCTGGTGGAatt TCTGGACGGAGTCAGCTGGCCCTGAGAACACGTCTCAAGCGTATTAATCTTAGGGATATGATCTTCCTCCTCGAGCAACAGAATGAAACGTCCCGCTCACAAATGCTGTATCGTagctatttaaaatag